From the Cyanobacterium sp. T60_A2020_053 genome, one window contains:
- a CDS encoding bifunctional sterol desaturase/short chain dehydrogenase yields MINHFLLTGGFVVLLSLIGVEIVRDLYHALSHVWQPLYRLHGWHHRIFRPDLSVKSETIYRQANWYNDLPESLVMLVFSIVFAQIVIINNFLPSGYQWLAWISSIYTLGYVFAAVARGFGLPYADEITDLTHRQGDFTSLPASLFVNRTYHWRHHFENQDAYFCGALTLVDKIMGTALSLKGKKIAVTGASGTLGRALMAKLHQKGAKITALTSKNQDLSIQVNGEEIPIKTVAWQVGEEDKLGDLLANIDILIINHGINVHGAKGAIAVQSSYEINAFSGWRLMELFLQTVKTNRDKAIKEIWVNTSEAEVNPAFSPLYELSKRTMGEIVTLKRINAPCVIRKLILGPFKSNLNPIGVMSADWVAQQIVNLAQRDFRNIIVTINPLTYFAFPIKEISNTIYFKLFTK; encoded by the coding sequence ATGATTAATCATTTTTTGTTAACGGGAGGATTTGTCGTCCTGTTATCATTAATTGGGGTGGAAATAGTACGGGATTTATACCATGCGCTTTCCCATGTTTGGCAACCTTTATATCGTCTCCATGGTTGGCATCATCGCATTTTTCGACCTGATTTGTCCGTAAAAAGTGAGACAATTTACCGTCAGGCAAATTGGTACAATGATTTACCTGAATCCTTGGTAATGTTGGTTTTTAGCATTGTTTTTGCTCAAATTGTCATCATCAATAATTTTTTGCCTTCTGGTTATCAATGGTTGGCTTGGATTAGCTCAATTTATACATTAGGTTATGTTTTCGCAGCAGTGGCGAGGGGTTTTGGTTTGCCTTATGCTGATGAAATTACCGATTTAACCCACCGTCAAGGGGATTTTACCAGTTTACCGGCTAGTTTATTCGTTAATCGTACTTATCATTGGCGCCATCATTTTGAAAATCAAGATGCTTATTTTTGTGGCGCTTTAACTTTAGTTGATAAGATCATGGGTACTGCTTTATCTTTGAAAGGGAAAAAAATTGCGGTGACGGGCGCTAGTGGTACATTGGGAAGGGCGCTGATGGCTAAATTACATCAAAAAGGAGCTAAAATAACTGCCCTAACTTCTAAAAATCAAGATTTAAGTATTCAGGTTAATGGTGAAGAAATTCCCATTAAAACCGTTGCTTGGCAAGTGGGAGAAGAAGACAAGTTGGGCGATTTACTGGCTAACATCGATATTTTGATTATTAATCACGGTATTAATGTGCATGGGGCGAAGGGCGCTATTGCGGTGCAATCATCCTATGAAATAAATGCTTTTTCGGGATGGCGTTTGATGGAATTGTTTTTGCAAACCGTTAAAACCAACCGTGATAAAGCCATTAAAGAAATTTGGGTGAATACCTCTGAAGCGGAGGTAAATCCAGCATTTAGTCCATTATATGAGCTTAGTAAGCGCACCATGGGAGAAATTGTTACTCTCAAACGCATTAATGCGCCTTGTGTAATTCGTAAGTTAATTTTAGGACCTTTCAAAAGTAATCTTAACCCTATTGGCGTGATGTCAGCAGATTGGGTAGCACAACAAATTGTTAACCTTGCTCAAAGGGATTTTAGGAATATTATTGTTACCATAAATCCTTTAACTTATTTTGCTTTTCCTATCAAGGAAATTAGTAATACAATTTATTTTAAATTATTTACTAAATAG
- the patD gene encoding heterocyst frequency control protein PatD, which translates to MLSKLHFELVQDWILLLKKFGDEWQSQNQQAYHLSEEWQKIQQFLQKKILPLSFDDLDSENQRLWQSWQTETHRYLRLLHTDLLFFATAKQPQTKSMKASTITQHWQGTLQLSINLLSTVKGAFK; encoded by the coding sequence ATGTTATCAAAATTACATTTTGAACTTGTGCAAGACTGGATATTGTTACTAAAAAAATTTGGAGATGAGTGGCAAAGCCAAAATCAACAGGCTTATCATCTTAGTGAAGAATGGCAAAAGATTCAGCAGTTTTTACAAAAAAAAATTCTACCTTTATCTTTCGATGATTTAGACAGTGAAAACCAAAGATTGTGGCAATCATGGCAAACGGAAACCCATCGTTATCTCCGTCTTTTGCACACAGATTTATTATTTTTTGCCACCGCCAAACAACCCCAGACTAAATCAATGAAAGCCTCCACCATTACTCAACATTGGCAAGGAACACTACAACTTAGTATAAACTTATTATCTACGGTGAAGGGCGCTTTTAAGTAG
- a CDS encoding YbaB/EbfC family nucleoid-associated protein produces MNKGKGFGLGLGKMKELAEAFKKAQEVQEGAKKLQQELETMEIEGKSEDGLVTVVMSGNQEPLRVIISDEAMGKGSEALSASVTSALQQTYQISTDTMRQKMEDLTGGLGLPGM; encoded by the coding sequence ATGAACAAAGGAAAAGGATTTGGCTTGGGTTTAGGTAAGATGAAGGAACTTGCAGAAGCCTTCAAAAAAGCTCAAGAAGTACAAGAGGGAGCGAAAAAACTCCAACAAGAGTTGGAAACTATGGAAATTGAGGGCAAAAGTGAAGACGGTTTAGTTACAGTAGTAATGAGCGGTAATCAAGAGCCTTTAAGAGTTATCATCAGTGATGAAGCGATGGGGAAAGGCTCAGAAGCTCTTTCTGCTAGTGTCACCAGCGCCCTCCAACAAACTTATCAAATCTCCACCGATACCATGCGCCAAAAAATGGAAGATTTAACCGGCGGTTTAGGTTTACCCGGAATGTAA
- the mazG gene encoding nucleoside triphosphate pyrophosphohydrolase, whose protein sequence is MENKTLKAIQELIEVVAKLRAPSTGCPWDLAQTQTSLIPYIIEESYEVVDAIRSQNQLQIADELGDLLLQVVLQAQIAQDEGHFSLEDVAQNITEKLIRRHPHVFGNVKITDDTQIHENWEKIKAQEKASRQESAFLSDQLTQYHRSLPPLMAGQKISKKSARAGFEWENIEGVWEKFHEELGEFQEAIEENNQNHAEEELGDLFFTLINLARWYDLDATRALQGTNHRFIKRLAVMEKYAQRPLSEHNIMELEALWQKAKQWIMDNG, encoded by the coding sequence ATGGAAAACAAAACCTTAAAAGCAATTCAAGAATTAATAGAAGTGGTGGCAAAATTAAGAGCGCCCTCCACCGGTTGCCCATGGGATTTAGCTCAAACTCAAACATCTTTGATACCTTATATTATTGAGGAAAGCTATGAAGTAGTTGATGCTATTCGCAGTCAAAATCAACTACAAATCGCCGATGAATTAGGAGATTTACTGCTACAAGTTGTTTTACAAGCACAAATTGCCCAAGATGAAGGACATTTCAGCCTCGAAGATGTGGCGCAAAATATCACCGAGAAATTAATTCGTCGTCATCCCCATGTATTTGGCAATGTGAAAATAACCGATGATACTCAAATCCATGAAAACTGGGAAAAAATTAAAGCTCAAGAAAAGGCTTCCCGTCAAGAATCAGCCTTTTTAAGTGATCAACTAACACAATATCATCGTAGTTTACCACCCTTGATGGCAGGTCAAAAAATCAGTAAAAAATCGGCGCGAGCTGGATTTGAGTGGGAAAATATCGAGGGCGTTTGGGAGAAATTCCATGAAGAGTTGGGAGAATTTCAAGAAGCCATTGAGGAAAATAATCAAAACCATGCAGAAGAAGAATTAGGCGATCTTTTTTTCACTCTAATTAATTTAGCTCGATGGTATGATTTGGATGCCACAAGGGCGCTACAAGGCACAAACCATCGCTTTATTAAGCGTTTAGCCGTGATGGAAAAATATGCCCAGCGCCCGTTATCCGAACATAACATTATGGAATTAGAAGCATTATGGCAGAAAGCAAAACAATGGATAATGGACAATGGATAA
- a CDS encoding DUF2358 domain-containing protein, which translates to MNNLMEIIKKDYQNFPENQTYNIYAENVHFKDPVYDFTGLKKYQEMIGFLRKWFANLHLELHEINENEQEINTLWTMSWNSPLPWQPFISVSGRSVLKVENNLIIAHYDYWDKSFLDMILQHFKFHK; encoded by the coding sequence ATGAATAACTTAATGGAAATAATCAAAAAAGATTATCAGAATTTTCCTGAGAATCAAACTTATAATATCTATGCTGAAAATGTCCATTTCAAAGACCCAGTTTATGATTTTACAGGCTTAAAAAAATATCAAGAAATGATTGGTTTTTTGAGGAAATGGTTTGCTAATCTTCACCTTGAATTACACGAAATCAATGAAAATGAACAGGAAATTAATACTCTTTGGACCATGTCTTGGAATAGTCCATTACCTTGGCAACCCTTTATTTCTGTATCGGGTAGAAGTGTTTTAAAAGTAGAAAATAATTTAATTATTGCTCATTATGATTATTGGGATAAATCATTTTTGGATATGATTTTACAACATTTTAAATTTCACAAATAA
- a CDS encoding phosphoglucosamine mutase → MVLSIDAPKQKLPSKLFGTDGIRGKVGDLLTPDLALNLGIAAGMVWQGMNKINHRVVIIGQDSRNSSDMLSMAMASGLTATGLEVWNIGLCPTPCVSYLARTTGAMGGIMISASHNPPEDNGIKFFGQDGTKLNPHIAQEIETILRQLSGSYHGTKYGKSYHRHQLTDNYTRFLQNSLPQNLNFRGLRIVLDLAWGAAVEIAPSIFEAMGADVITLHHQADGDRINVNCGSTHLEQLQQAVKHYQADMGFAFDGDADRVMAIDGEGRKVCGDYILYLWGQYLQEHGQLPDNLLVGTVMANLGFEVAWQNLGGKLLRTAVGDQQVQARMWETGAMLGGEQSGHILCHHHHFSGDGIQTALHLTALAQEKQVSLTDLVANSFTPYPQVLKNVRVEDREKRLNWQNCDALVNAIAEAERAMGAEGRVLVRASGTEPLIRVMVEAQNEQLVNHWTDNLIAVVTQNFA, encoded by the coding sequence ATGGTTTTATCTATAGATGCACCGAAACAAAAACTACCGAGTAAACTATTTGGCACTGATGGCATTCGGGGCAAAGTGGGAGATTTATTAACCCCCGATTTAGCTTTAAATTTAGGTATCGCTGCCGGAATGGTGTGGCAAGGAATGAATAAAATTAATCATAGGGTGGTGATTATTGGGCAAGATTCCCGCAATTCTAGCGATATGTTGTCTATGGCTATGGCTTCGGGTTTAACTGCTACGGGTTTGGAAGTGTGGAATATCGGTTTATGTCCTACCCCTTGCGTATCCTATTTAGCTAGGACTACGGGCGCTATGGGCGGTATCATGATTTCAGCTAGTCATAATCCACCAGAGGATAATGGTATCAAGTTTTTTGGTCAAGATGGCACGAAATTAAATCCCCACATTGCCCAAGAAATTGAAACTATTCTGAGACAATTATCGGGAAGTTATCATGGCACAAAATATGGGAAAAGTTATCATCGTCATCAGTTAACGGATAACTACACTCGTTTTTTACAAAATTCTTTACCTCAAAATCTCAATTTTCGGGGTTTGCGCATTGTGTTGGATTTGGCTTGGGGTGCGGCGGTAGAAATAGCGCCCTCCATCTTTGAAGCCATGGGCGCTGATGTGATTACATTGCATCATCAAGCGGATGGAGATCGTATTAATGTTAATTGTGGTTCGACTCATTTAGAACAGTTACAACAGGCTGTGAAGCATTATCAAGCGGATATGGGTTTTGCTTTTGATGGAGATGCGGATCGGGTGATGGCCATAGACGGTGAAGGGCGCAAGGTTTGTGGGGATTATATTCTCTATCTTTGGGGGCAATATTTACAGGAACATGGTCAATTACCTGATAATTTGTTGGTAGGCACGGTAATGGCTAATTTAGGTTTTGAGGTGGCATGGCAAAATCTTGGCGGTAAGTTATTGCGCACTGCGGTGGGAGATCAACAGGTTCAAGCGAGAATGTGGGAGACGGGCGCTATGCTAGGAGGTGAACAATCTGGGCATATTCTTTGTCACCATCATCATTTTTCAGGGGATGGCATTCAAACGGCTTTACATTTAACGGCTTTAGCCCAAGAAAAACAGGTTAGCTTAACTGATTTAGTGGCAAATAGTTTTACTCCTTATCCTCAAGTGTTAAAAAATGTCAGAGTTGAAGACAGAGAAAAGCGTTTAAATTGGCAAAATTGCGATGCTTTGGTTAATGCCATTGCCGAAGCAGAAAGGGCGATGGGCGCTGAAGGTCGTGTTTTGGTGCGCGCTTCTGGCACTGAACCTTTAATTCGTGTTATGGTTGAGGCACAAAATGAACAATTAGTCAATCATTGGACTGATAATTTGATAGCTGTGGTTACTCAAAACTTTGCATAG
- the amt gene encoding ammonium transporter, translated as MVIMSKKIQSKTSRSKNQDSVILNAINWFRNLFSPYWLACIPLSALIVVVWNAAAGAQGFSQPEDVAQLKIVVDSIFLLITGILVVFMNAGFAMLEAGFCRQKNAVNVLAKNLIVFAIASLVYWAIGYALMYGNGNGFIGFSGFFFGGSSLPYSDAEHFEIVRQMVDGQEVEIKTLTKVPESISFFFQMAFAATAATIVSGAVAERIRFDAFLVFSVLLVGIAYPITGHWIWDGGWLASMGFRDFAGSTAVHSVGGWAALMGAAILGPRQGKYSSDGKANAIPGHNMSIATLGCLILWIGWFGFNPGSELAATANVPYIALTTNLAAAAGGCTATATSWIKDGKPDLSMIINGVLAGLVGITAGCGDVTYFGAVIIGAIAGVLVVFSVGFFDQVLKIDDPVGATSVHLVCGIWGTLAVGIFSTNGHSFFTQLIGVLTVGGFTVVVSTIFWYAIKATIGIRVHEEEEIKGLDISEHGMEAYSGFVKEADVLSGGFASSMSGEVSSGMES; from the coding sequence ATGGTGATAATGTCAAAAAAAATACAATCAAAAACGTCTCGGTCCAAAAATCAGGACAGTGTTATATTAAATGCTATTAATTGGTTTCGTAACCTTTTTTCCCCTTATTGGTTAGCTTGTATCCCTCTTAGCGCCCTGATCGTGGTAGTTTGGAATGCGGCGGCGGGCGCTCAGGGTTTTAGTCAACCAGAAGATGTTGCTCAATTAAAAATAGTAGTTGATTCCATTTTTCTTTTAATAACTGGAATTCTCGTGGTTTTCATGAATGCTGGTTTTGCGATGTTAGAAGCTGGTTTTTGCCGTCAAAAGAATGCTGTCAATGTCTTGGCGAAAAACTTAATCGTTTTTGCTATTGCTTCTTTAGTTTATTGGGCTATTGGTTACGCCTTAATGTATGGCAATGGTAATGGTTTTATCGGCTTCAGTGGATTTTTCTTTGGTGGTAGCAGTTTACCTTACAGTGATGCCGAACATTTTGAGATAGTTCGACAAATGGTTGATGGTCAAGAGGTAGAAATTAAAACCTTAACAAAAGTGCCTGAATCCATTTCCTTCTTCTTCCAAATGGCATTTGCTGCTACTGCCGCTACCATCGTATCTGGTGCTGTAGCTGAAAGAATCCGTTTTGATGCGTTTTTAGTTTTCAGCGTTTTATTAGTTGGTATCGCTTACCCTATTACTGGTCATTGGATTTGGGATGGTGGTTGGTTAGCTAGTATGGGATTCCGTGACTTTGCTGGTTCTACTGCTGTTCACTCCGTTGGTGGTTGGGCAGCGTTGATGGGTGCAGCTATTCTCGGTCCTCGTCAAGGGAAATACTCTAGTGACGGCAAAGCTAACGCTATTCCCGGTCATAATATGAGTATTGCGACTTTGGGTTGTTTAATTCTTTGGATTGGCTGGTTTGGTTTTAACCCCGGTTCAGAATTAGCAGCTACTGCCAATGTTCCTTACATTGCTTTAACTACTAACTTAGCTGCCGCTGCTGGTGGTTGTACCGCTACTGCTACTTCATGGATTAAAGATGGTAAACCAGACCTTTCTATGATTATTAACGGTGTCTTAGCTGGATTAGTTGGTATTACGGCGGGGTGCGGTGATGTTACCTATTTTGGTGCCGTAATTATTGGTGCTATTGCTGGAGTTTTAGTGGTATTTTCCGTTGGTTTCTTTGACCAAGTTCTGAAAATTGACGATCCGGTGGGCGCTACTTCTGTTCACTTAGTTTGTGGTATTTGGGGAACTTTAGCAGTTGGTATCTTTAGCACTAATGGTCATAGTTTCTTTACTCAGTTAATTGGTGTTTTGACGGTAGGCGGTTTTACAGTGGTTGTCAGTACCATCTTCTGGTATGCCATTAAAGCAACTATCGGTATCAGAGTTCATGAAGAAGAAGAAATTAAAGGTTTGGATATTTCTGAACATGGTATGGAGGCTTACAGTGGCTTTGTCAAAGAAGCTGACGTTCTCAGTGGTGGTTTTGCCAGTTCTATGAGTGGGGAAGTTTCTTCTGGTATGGAAAGTTAA
- the cobA gene encoding uroporphyrinogen-III C-methyltransferase, giving the protein MTVYLTGAGIGGIDYLTVKAYRLIQKAEVIIYDALVDESILSLAPSTAIKIPVGKRGGKFSTPQSRINKILTEYALKYDIVIRLKSGDPAIFGRINPEISALHRINASVELIPGISSVLGAPLLAGITLTEKNLSKNFTVISGHDADNLDWHILSKLDTLIILMGGKNLPIIIEKLLENQRPSTQPITIIKNAGRSNQQIWYSNLGNVINETANIQLSPSVIVIGDMARMQNEECRMQN; this is encoded by the coding sequence ATGACTGTATATTTGACGGGCGCTGGAATTGGTGGCATTGATTACCTAACGGTTAAAGCCTACCGTTTGATTCAAAAAGCGGAAGTAATTATCTATGATGCCTTAGTAGATGAAAGTATCTTGAGTCTAGCGCCCTCCACCGCTATCAAAATCCCTGTGGGAAAAAGAGGGGGGAAATTTAGCACACCCCAAAGCCGTATTAACAAAATTTTGACAGAATACGCCCTTAAATATGATATTGTAATTCGTCTTAAAAGCGGTGATCCTGCCATATTTGGGCGTATTAATCCAGAAATCAGCGCCCTTCACCGTATTAATGCTTCTGTGGAATTAATACCGGGTATCTCGTCAGTTTTGGGGGCGCCACTTTTGGCGGGGATAACCCTAACGGAAAAAAATCTTAGTAAAAATTTTACCGTTATCAGTGGTCATGATGCCGACAATTTAGATTGGCATATACTTAGTAAACTGGATACCCTAATTATTTTAATGGGGGGAAAAAACTTACCGATAATTATTGAGAAATTGCTCGAAAACCAGCGCCCTTCAACTCAACCCATTACAATCATTAAAAATGCTGGAAGAAGTAATCAGCAAATTTGGTATAGTAATCTGGGCAATGTAATCAATGAAACCGCTAATATTCAGCTTTCCCCTTCCGTAATTGTCATTGGTGATATGGCAAGAATGCAGAATGAAGAATGTAGAATGCAGAATTAA
- a CDS encoding leucyl/phenylalanyl-tRNA--protein transferase: MIDIPAIIQGYAHGNFLMADDYNNLGWYSSNERTLIPLDERFRYPKSLQRVLNQNLFSIAISRDFLGVCYGCANREQTWISPELIEIYWQLHQAGWAHSFETWQGDKLAGGILGIVIRGAFIGESMFFNIPNASKVAMVRLVQHLRERQFVVFDAQMQNPHLERFGSYIVDNRNYMKLLARALDTPSQFL; the protein is encoded by the coding sequence ATGATAGATATTCCCGCCATTATTCAGGGATACGCCCACGGTAATTTTTTGATGGCTGATGACTATAATAATTTGGGGTGGTACTCTAGTAATGAACGCACTCTAATCCCCCTAGATGAGCGTTTCCGCTATCCAAAGTCTCTACAACGAGTTTTGAATCAAAATCTCTTTTCTATAGCCATTAGTCGTGATTTTCTGGGAGTATGTTATGGTTGCGCTAATCGAGAACAAACTTGGATTTCCCCAGAGTTAATCGAAATTTACTGGCAGTTGCATCAGGCGGGATGGGCGCATAGTTTCGAGACTTGGCAAGGGGATAAGTTAGCTGGTGGTATTCTCGGTATCGTCATTCGTGGTGCTTTTATTGGGGAATCGATGTTTTTTAATATCCCTAATGCTTCTAAGGTGGCAATGGTAAGACTGGTACAACACTTACGGGAGCGTCAATTCGTGGTTTTTGATGCCCAAATGCAAAACCCTCATCTGGAGCGATTTGGTTCTTATATTGTTGATAATCGTAACTATATGAAGCTATTGGCAAGGGCGCTGGATACCCCCTCTCAGTTTCTTTGA
- the recR gene encoding recombination protein RecR, with protein MYTPPLARLIEQLQKLPGVGPKSAQRLALHILKRPPQDAENLAQAILEAKQKVGFCQRCFHLSAEPICNICSNPQRDNTAICVVTDSKDVIALEKTREYQGKYHVLGGVISPLDGIGPEQLNIKALVERVNREKTQEVILAINPSVEGETTTLYVGQLLKSFTKVTRIAFGLPMGGDLEYADEVTLARALSGRRELDQ; from the coding sequence ATTTATACTCCGCCTCTAGCTCGATTAATTGAACAACTGCAAAAACTACCGGGGGTAGGTCCAAAAAGCGCACAGAGATTGGCTTTACATATCCTCAAGCGCCCTCCCCAAGATGCAGAAAATTTGGCTCAGGCAATATTAGAAGCCAAGCAAAAAGTAGGCTTTTGTCAGCGCTGTTTCCATTTATCAGCAGAACCAATTTGTAATATATGCAGTAATCCACAACGGGATAACACCGCCATTTGTGTCGTCACAGACTCTAAAGATGTCATTGCCTTAGAAAAAACTAGAGAATATCAAGGCAAGTACCATGTATTGGGAGGGGTTATTTCGCCCCTTGATGGCATTGGACCAGAACAATTAAATATTAAAGCCTTAGTGGAAAGAGTAAATAGAGAAAAAACTCAGGAAGTTATTTTAGCTATTAATCCTAGTGTAGAAGGGGAAACCACTACTTTATATGTAGGACAACTATTAAAATCTTTTACCAAAGTAACTAGAATTGCCTTCGGATTACCCATGGGCGGTGATTTGGAGTATGCAGATGAAGTTACCTTGGCACGGGCGCTATCCGGGCGCCGAGAATTAGATCAATAA
- a CDS encoding serine/threonine protein kinase, protein MSSSDLSAEKLLVQRYQLLEVVGTGAMGKVYRALDKASPKNQVAVKILTRSLDDMKMIERFQREATVSALLAERCENIVKVMDYGVDENKVPFYVMELLQGENLSEVIDIHTVSLPTFFEFARQICSAMETAHNGIFFRGEICPIIHRDLKPTNIFVIENQDGKEQIKVLDFGIAKIAQSENDYSEEFVGTPRYCSPEQLQGHELDNRSDIYSLGVILYEMLTQKLPWTTEHNSVGEWFKAHVEIPPQPLPYELNLPDELNDLIMQCLEKSPSKRPRNTGEIAQKLDNIARNILKINLVQTISSSNNYYFANEDLKIDLDTFLLNMRWPKDKPEKKIVFPRLSSYEDEKIATLCTMLEREDIEKRKNDIRYNQFIFQSYPHPMILWITVLYNAECGARWLPCYLDLKTNMGEQIASLLSEVKRYYILFFPLEQNGKCHHFIPCKVMLKQRTNIKQWLSVGKMLNVQDSRQSQISKRKLQQDFEMMKPKILLQLEKSQTMEIYG, encoded by the coding sequence ATGAGTAGTAGCGACTTATCCGCCGAAAAATTGTTGGTGCAACGCTACCAATTATTAGAAGTAGTCGGCACTGGGGCGATGGGTAAAGTTTATCGGGCGCTGGATAAAGCCTCCCCTAAAAATCAAGTAGCTGTGAAAATTTTAACTCGATCTCTTGACGATATGAAAATGATCGAGCGTTTCCAAAGAGAAGCTACCGTCAGCGCCCTTCTTGCGGAAAGATGCGAAAATATTGTCAAAGTTATGGATTATGGGGTGGACGAAAATAAAGTTCCTTTTTATGTGATGGAACTATTACAAGGGGAAAATTTAAGCGAAGTTATTGACATTCACACTGTTAGTTTACCAACATTTTTTGAATTTGCCCGACAAATTTGCAGCGCCATGGAAACTGCTCATAATGGTATCTTTTTTCGAGGAGAAATCTGTCCTATTATTCATCGTGATTTAAAGCCTACTAATATATTTGTGATTGAAAATCAAGACGGAAAAGAGCAGATTAAAGTGCTTGATTTTGGTATTGCAAAAATAGCACAAAGTGAAAATGATTATTCCGAAGAATTTGTTGGCACACCTCGTTATTGTTCTCCAGAACAACTACAAGGACATGAACTTGATAACCGATCTGATATATACAGCTTAGGAGTTATTTTATATGAAATGTTAACGCAAAAATTACCTTGGACAACAGAACATAATTCCGTTGGAGAATGGTTTAAAGCTCATGTAGAAATACCTCCTCAACCTTTACCTTATGAGTTAAATCTTCCTGATGAATTAAATGATTTAATCATGCAGTGTTTAGAAAAATCTCCCTCAAAAAGACCGAGAAATACTGGAGAAATTGCTCAAAAATTAGATAATATTGCTAGAAATATTTTAAAAATTAATTTAGTACAGACTATTAGTAGTAGTAATAATTATTATTTTGCCAATGAAGACCTAAAAATTGATTTAGATACTTTCTTATTAAATATGAGATGGCCTAAAGATAAACCAGAAAAAAAAATTGTTTTTCCTCGCCTCAGTAGCTATGAAGATGAAAAAATTGCTACTCTTTGCACGATGCTAGAAAGAGAAGATATTGAAAAAAGAAAAAATGATATTCGTTACAATCAGTTTATTTTTCAAAGTTATCCTCATCCCATGATTTTATGGATTACAGTGTTATATAATGCTGAGTGTGGCGCGCGCTGGTTGCCTTGCTACCTTGATTTGAAAACCAACATGGGAGAACAAATTGCCAGTTTATTAAGTGAAGTTAAAAGATATTATATTTTATTTTTCCCTCTTGAGCAAAATGGTAAATGTCATCACTTCATCCCCTGTAAAGTAATGCTCAAACAGCGCACGAATATCAAACAGTGGTTATCGGTAGGAAAAATGTTAAATGTTCAAGATAGTCGTCAATCTCAAATCAGTAAAAGAAAATTACAACAGGATTTTGAAATGATGAAGCCCAAAATTTTATTACAATTAGAAAAATCTCAAACTATGGAAATTTATGGATAA
- the gcvH gene encoding glycine cleavage system protein GcvH encodes MTLEYPDDLQYLDTHEYVRLEEDDMATIGLSAFALEELGDVVFLELAEAGDTISAGDQIGTIESVKAVSEIYSPVTGTVIDRNEMLIEQPEAIVDDPYGEGWLLKVRLDDPNEELEDTLSALQYRSLVEPES; translated from the coding sequence ATGACCTTAGAATATCCTGACGATTTACAATATCTCGATACCCATGAATATGTGCGCCTCGAAGAAGACGACATGGCAACCATCGGTTTAAGTGCCTTTGCCCTTGAAGAATTAGGAGATGTGGTATTTTTAGAACTGGCGGAAGCCGGTGATACCATCAGTGCTGGAGATCAAATTGGTACGATTGAATCAGTAAAAGCCGTTTCGGAAATCTATTCTCCCGTTACTGGTACAGTAATTGATCGTAATGAAATGTTGATCGAGCAACCAGAAGCTATCGTAGATGATCCTTATGGAGAAGGTTGGTTATTAAAAGTGCGTCTTGATGATCCTAACGAAGAATTAGAAGATACTCTTAGCGCCCTCCAATATCGCTCTTTAGTTGAACCAGAAAGCTAA